Proteins from one Procambarus clarkii isolate CNS0578487 chromosome 40, FALCON_Pclarkii_2.0, whole genome shotgun sequence genomic window:
- the LOC138372906 gene encoding golgin subfamily A member 6-like protein 22, producing MLLNSSSKLLNSPTKLLNSPTKLLNSPTKLLNSPTKLRNSPTKLLNSPTKLLNSPTKLLNSPTKLLNSPTKLLNSPHKVTEQSHKVTEQSHKVTEQSHKVTEQSHEVTEQSYKVTEQSYKVTEQSYKVTEQSHEVTEQSHEVTEQSHEVTEQSYKVTEQSYKVTEQSYKVTEQSYKVTEQSYKVTEQSHKVTEQSHKVTEQSHKVTEQSHKVTEQSHKVTEQSYKVTEQSHKVTEQSYKVTEQSHKVTEQYHKVTAQSHKVTEQSHKVTKQSHKVTEQSHKVTEQSHKVTEQSHKVTKQSHKVTEQSHKVTKQSHKVTKQSHKVTEQSHKVTKQSHKVTEQSHKVTEQSHKVTEQSHKVTEQSHKVTAQSHKVTEQSHKVTKQSHKVTEQSHKVTEQSHKVTEQLCKIVIKFRDWDTKLWKRTNGE from the coding sequence ATGTTACTGAACAGTTCTTCAAAGTTACTGAACAGTCCTACAAAGTTACTGAACAGTCCTACAAAGTTACTGAACAGTCCCACAAAGTTACTGAACAGTCCCACAAAGTTACGGAACAGTCCTACAAAGTTACTGAACAGTCCTACAAAGTTACTGAACAGTCCTACAAAGTTACTGAACAGTCCTACAAAGTTACTGAACAGTCCTACAAAGTTACTGAACAGTCCCCACAAAGTTACTGAACAGTCCCACAAAGTTACTGAACAGTCCCACAAAGTTACTGAACAGTCCCACAAAGTTACTGAACAGTCCCACGAAGTTACTGAACAGTCCTACAAAGTTACTGAACAGTCCTACAAAGTTACTGAACAGTCCTACAAAGTTACTGAACAGTCCCACGAAGTTACTGAACAGTCCCATGAAGTTACTGAACAGTCCCACGAAGTTACTGAACAGTCCTACAAAGTTACTGAACAGTCCTACAAAGTTACTGAACAGTCCTACAAAGTTACTGAACAGTCCTACAAAGTTACTGAACAGTCCTACAAAGTTACTGAACAGTCCCACAAAGTTACTGAACAGTCCCACAAAGTTACTGAACAGTCCCACAAAGTTACTGAACAGTCCCACAAAGTTACTGAACAGTCCCACAAAGTTACTGAACAGTCCTACAAAGTTACTGAACAGTCCCACAAAGTTACTGAACAGTCCTACAAAGTTACTGAACAGTCCCACAAAGTTACTGAACAGTACCACAAAGTTACTGCACAGTCCCACAAAGTTACTGAACAGTCCCACAAAGTTACTAAACAGTCCCACAAAGTTACTGAACAGTCGCACAAAGTTACTGAACAGTCCCACAAAGTTACTGAACAGTCCCACAAAGTTACTAAACAGTCCCACAAAGTTACTGAACAGTCCCACAAAGTTACTAAACAGTCCCACAAAGTTACTAAACAGTCCCACAAAGTTACTGAACAGTCCCACAAAGTTACTAAACAGTCCCACAAAGTTACTGAACAGTCCCACAAAGTTACTGAACAGTCCCACAAAGTTACTGAACAGTCCCACAAAGTTACTGAACAGTCCCACAAAGTTACTGCACAGTCCCACAAAGTTACTGAACAGTCCCACAAAGTTACTAAACAGTCCCACAAAGTTACTGAACAGTCGCACAAAGTTACTGAACAGTCCCACAAAGTTACTGAACAGCTTTGCAAAATAGTAATAAAGTTTAGGGATTGGGACACAAAATTGTGGAAGAGGACAAATGGAGAGTAA